The Podospora pseudocomata strain CBS 415.72m chromosome 1 map unlocalized CBS415.72m_1, whole genome shotgun sequence genome has a segment encoding these proteins:
- a CDS encoding uncharacterized protein (EggNog:ENOG503NYSZ; COG:S): MPVTIKTGNTWPEAWDRELKVDSSFRRENETGPQYVNPKATSSSALLAGVSHEEHSQSKGILQCSLAFDDKDLADSFVSPSNNGFVNTMVHAYSYHHHVVLRPEDIWFAILTQLSFYMNKNAEALRSLFVAHEGKKELSIEMDDQGGGLENVDFGIFAKKMTHLLQENVLDPDFRQWIIPNFTTTTDNDLVVGSILMMGGLKEYFAYTCYTCCGMPSVTLLGEREDYEKILKRLDGLPRLGKEPTTFGLLLGPIIRRFIASFDNPRDPDVLSFWARSVDRESDSGTDDLTGWISAFCFWDSLGQCTYDGDNNWPSRMTLDGVKYGYAKTEEIPNGFAAVPVKIVYFGDEIHSRMVAGSVGIRGITYNERFGVDDSAPAPASGRVTPLRDTIQPVVGWWIYRTENDTKGVNFSFKNRPSEPRFQSQAKPNSKLNSKSRAKQLVRQFRGLFKSRDI; the protein is encoded by the coding sequence TGGGACCGAGAGCTCAAGGTTGATAGTTCCTTTCGACGTGAGAATGAGACAGGGCCCCAGTACGTGAACCCGAAGGCGACTAGTTCGAGTGCCCTCCTCGCTGGAGTGTCGCACGAAGAGCATAGCCAGAGCAAAGGCATTCTCCAGtgctccctcgccttcgACGATAAGGACTTGGCCGACAGCTTCGTCTCGCCTTCCAATAACGGCTTCGTCAACACCATGGTTCATGCGTACAGCTATCATCACCATGTTGTCCTCCGTCCCGAGGACATCTGGTTCGCCATTCTCACACAGCTCAGTTTCTACATGAACAAGAACGCCGAAGCTCTACGCTCCCTATTTGTAGCCCACGAAGGCAAGAAGGAACTTTCGATTGAGATGGATGATCAAGGCGGTGGTCTCGAGAACGTTGACTTTGGCATCTTtgccaagaagatgacgcACCTACTCCAGGAGAATGTGCTCGACCCAGACTTTCGTCAGTGGATCATCCccaacttcaccaccactaccgaCAACGATCTCGTGGTTGGCAGCATCCTTATGATGGGCGGGCTAAAGGAATACTTCGCTTACACCTGTTACACGTGCTGTGGTATGCCCTCCGTTACCCTTCTGGGTGAGCGCGAGGACTACGAGAAGATTCTCAAACGACTCGATGGTTTGCCCCGTCTCGGCAAGGAGCCCACAACATTTGGCCTGTTGCTTGGCCCCATCATCCGCCGCTTCATCGCCAGCTTCGACAACCCAAGAGACCCGGATGTGCTCAGTTTCTGGGCCCGCTCCGTAGATCGAGAGTCCGATAGCGGGACGGATGACCTCACCGGCTGGATCTCAGCCTTTTGTTTCTGGGATTCGCTGGGCCAGTGCACGTACGATGGCGATAACAACTGGCCCAGCAGAATGACCCTTGACGGAGTCAAATATGGCTATGCTAAGACGGAGGAGATTCCTAACGGCTTCGCTGCAGTTCCGGTTAAGATTGTGTACTTCGGTGATGAGATacacagccggatggtagcGGGATCGGTGGGCATTCGAGGGATAACATATAACGAACGATTTGGCGTGGACGACTCTGCACCTGCACCAGCTTCTGGTAGAGTTACACCTCTGCGAGACACGATCCAGcctgtggttggttggtggatTTACAGGACTGAGAACGACACTAAGGGCGTGAACTTTTCTTTCAAAAATAGGCCCTCTGAACCTCGCTTTCAGAGCCAGGCCAAGC